agaaaaaaacctaaaaccccctccaccccaccccaccattaGTGACCACACCTCTACCCTAGTCTGTCAcctgcccttcccccattccAGCAGGTCACAAACCCACCCCCATCCTTCCACTCTCCAGGAAGCCCCACCATCTCCCCCTTGCCCTGTCTATGCAGGGTGGCTGTGTCACACACTGGGATGAGCTTGCTTAGCCCCCTGGGTGAGAACACTGCCGCCCCACTCCCTGAGCACAGGCAGCCTTTGCAAGGGTGTGGAGGGGAGAGTCCCCTTCTGGAACTCAGAGTCCCAAGGCTGGGGTATGTCAGATAACTTATTGAGCATATGTTCTGTGTCTACCCCAGCAATAGTGAAccccagaaacagaaaaggaaacttAAAACTCTGTTTGCCTTTTAAGAGTGACATTAGCTTTGAGAGCTGGTACTGGAGAAACGGACTGGGTGACCAAGGGGCAGTGACTGGGAGAGCCAGTGGGACCCTAAGGGAGAGGTGGTCCCTAAGCTCCCCACAGGGTACTCCCAGGGTTCCTGAGAATGAAGGAGGCCCCACCCTGCTCTCAGAGCCTCTTGCTCCTCTAGGTCATCATCATCTGCCTGGTGGTCCTGGACGCCCTCCTGGTGCTTGCTGAGCTCCTTCTGGATTTGAAGATCATTGAGCAAAACTACATAGTCAAGGTAGGAGCAAGGTGCAGACACGGACTGAGCTGCAGCCCCAGGCCATTTTTACTTTGTAGttgagacctttttttttttttttttttttttaactctgtcgCCCAGGACAGTCTTGAactatttttgaatttttgatcctcctgcctcagtttcccaagtgctggggttgcagcGTATCtgctttaagacagggtctggcTGTGTAGCCTTGATCTTGAACCTTcaatcctgtctcagcttcccaagtactgggatgatAGCCAGGCCTGGCCGGAGGCGGTTAGGTATGGCGCTGCCTAGTTATCACATGGTAGGTGATGCTGATGCTGCTCCCTGCTCGCTGTCCCCGCAGGTGTTCCACTACATGAGTTTTGCCATCCTGGCCTTCTTCATGGTGGAGATTTTCCTTAAAATCTTTGTCTTCCGCTTGGAGTTCTTCCACCACAAGTTTGAGATCCTGGACGCCATCGTGGTGGTGGTGTCTTTCGTCATTGACCTCGTCCTCATGTTTAAAAACCACCACTTTGAAGCTCTTGGTCTGCTGATCCTGCTTCGGCTGTGGAGGGTGGCCCGCATCATCAATGGTGCGTCTCCTGTGCTACACGGGGGTGTGAGTACTGTGGTGGGTACTGAGGTGACAGTACGGTCACCAGACACCCGGGATCTCATCCCTGGTCTGTGTCATGGCTGCTGCCTCTCGGGCATCAGGAGCAATGCATGATGGTAATATTTGGTGATGAGTGTTACCTCTAGCTGCCAACTGTGGTTGGTCGAAAGCCATTTCACACTACCCTGCCCGTACTTTCCAGAAGGTGGTCAGGGCAGTGTGGGACCTGTGCCCAGGGCAGCACTGGAGGGCATCCTCCAAGAGGGACGGACACATGTGGCTTAGCAGCACTCTGGGCTGACTACCTCAGGGTCCCCACATGGAGCAGATCAGGTAGCACAGGTGAAGCTCCCACAGGCCCCGAGTGAACCCCCTGCTGCAGATAGTCGTCAGCATCTCTTGGCTTCCATCTCTAGAGAGGACACCCAGGGACGTCCGGTTCCACCCAAGTCCAAGTGCTGCCCCTGGTGCCTGTGTCTGAGGAGCTGTGGTTCCGTGGGTCTGTGGCTGGCTGGCAGCCGGAGCCGTTCAGTCCTGTCCAGTGACCATAGCAGTTGCCTAGAGCTGTCCCCCTCAGTTCTGCTGcagagagctcagggaacctaGATGAGCCAGGCTTGGGAAGCCTGGGATGAGAGAGAGGGTGGCAGTGGGGCCCGTGTTTGGGGTGGGTGTGTCACCCGACGGGGCTGGTACCTCCTGCAGCACAGCCCACTCAGTCAGGGCCTGCAGGTAAAATGGCCGCTGGGGCTGTGGGGTGGCAGGTGGCCACCGCTAAGCAAGTTTAGCtctggggagaagagaaaagcaaagcaaacaaggaGCAATCCCGTGTTGGGTGGAGAGGTAACAGCCTAGTAACACACAACAGTTAAATGAATTTATCAAGAAGACAGATGTAAAGGATTTACTAAATGTCTCACAGTGCGGCACAGTAAGTGGGCTCCGAGGGGGTGCCTCGGCTGAGGGGGGCTGGAAGCCTCACACTGCAGCTGGGCAGGTAGCTTGCACTCCTGGGCCTCTCCAGTCTGCATCTGAGAGGCAGTACTGAGGGGCTGTGGGTCACTGAAGCCATGTCAGGTGCCGATCTGTCAGGGCTGTGCTATGGCATGGGGGTCCCTGATTTAACATCTGGCCTTTTTATCTCTATACTCTGGACTCTGACCAGGGAAGACAAGCAACTTTCAGTTACTGCTAGGGACACTTGTCCCTGGGGAACGGGAACACAGCTAGCCTCTAGAGACTCTGCAACCATGTGGGCCACAGGGCAATACTGCCCAGCTGCCAACTCCTGAGCTCAGACATAACAATCTTGCCTTCCTCGCTGGGGCTTCACAGTGACAGCTGTCTCTACATGCATACGTGTGAATCAGAATACAAGTCTTGGGGCTGACACTTGCCACTAGGCTTCATGACCCATGTTTAAGCTGTAGGacacatggtgaaaggaaagacaGACTTCCCACGCATCATCCTTTGACGTCCACAGGCACTCTGTGGTACACATGCACCCACTCCTCCCAACCCCCTTCTCGGACATGTTTAAGACTTCAGCTGTTGCACCACCAaaacccctcccctccctctagGCATCATCATCTCTGTGAAGACACGCTCAGAATGGCAGATCCTGAGGTTAAAGCAGATAAACATCCAACTGGCCACGAAGATCCAGCATCTGGAATTCAGCTGCTCCGAGAAGGTAAGACTCAAATGGTCCACTGTGGTCCCCTCCAGCCCATGCTGACCCGACGCCTGTAGCTCCTTCTTGGTCTTTTCAGCATAGGCTCCAAGAGCCAGGTCCAGTCCCTCCTCTGGGCAACTTGTTCCTGCTATCCCTGCCCAGGGCCCTTCCTGAAAGCTGTTCCCCTCAGTAGCCAGAATGCCCCAGACTGGCTCAGGGCACCACCCAGTATGTGTCTGCTTTTACAACAGGAACAAGAGATTGAGCGGCTCAACAAGCTGCTGAGACAGAACGGACTTCTCGGGGATGTGAACTAGCCTTCCAGACGCTACCTAGAGGAGCTGGGCTGTAGCCAGACAGCAAGCGTGTGGTGTGAAGTCCAGTCCCCATCTCTGCCTTGGCTTGCACTCCGGGATGCTGGCGCTGCTGCTGCCCCCTCGGTGTCCACGCCCTATGCCTGCAGCAAAGGAAGAATGACCTTTCCTCAAGCTGGCCTCTACTGCCACTCGCTCGCTCGGGAGTCATCAAGGAAGCTGGGCTGTAAAACCAGCTTAAAGCACATCCTGAAAGGACCTGGAACTGGCACCCTGTACCAGCCTATTCTGGAAAACCTTTCTATACTAGATGGTCCACAGCTTTTCCTGCTGCATTTCCTAGGGGAACCATCATGGTACCCAGGCCCTCCTCTGCAGTATCCAGCTGTACCATCAGCTTCAAACTGGCTCTGTACCACCAGCATCTCTTTCAATTACTGTACAATTAATGTGTAAAATAAGTGCTCTCCTTCCCCGGGGCTCGCCCACCACATTTTCTCCTTGGTGGCAGCCACAGCAGCCACCAGTTATACAGCCAGCTCATGGCAGGGCACCAAGACTGCCCTGTAATTAACATGATCTTGGGGTACAATCCCCTTGCGGGCATACAGTTTTACACAGCCTCTTGCTGGTTTGTACTTCTCAAATGCTGACGGGATTCTGAAGAAAACTCCCAGTAGCCCAGGGATGGTTTACCGAGAAGGCTCTCCATGCATTCTCTACGGCAGGCTCTGTTCCCACCTATCTCCCAGAGGTGACGCGGCCTTTGACCTGTATGTGCAGGGTGCTGGACCATCAGACCCAACACCATAGCCCAGCAGAGTAAAGTTCCTGAGAGGGAAAAGGCAGCCGGGTTCATGTCCTCCTGAGCCTTCAGGATGGGGACTCACTTCTGCAAGGGCCACCTCATCATACAAATGGGAAGAAGAAGCTGAAGGGCAGCTTGGCGTTGATGGTGGGCGGGGCTCGGAAGCCTGCCTCTGCAGGGGCTGACACATCCACAAATGTCACTGCAGTGGAAATGACGATGGTCCTCTCAGGCCCTGGGAGGGGCTGTAAGGAAAAGACAGAGCAGACACCCTCATCATCTCCCTCACTCAGCAGCCCTCACGGTCAGCCTTCCTAAGGCACTAGTGCGGCTGAGGAGCACCCCACAGCTGAGGAGCACCCCGTGGCTGAGGAGCACTCTGCCCCAGACTATGCTGGTCCAGCAGCAGCAACCACGGTTCAGTGTTCACAAGAATTGTGACCACCAATACAACCTGTCAGCCTTTCCTTCTAAGTACAAGTTAAAGAATGATCAGGAAATTATTTTAAGACTCAAAATCAAGTTAGACATGATGGCACATGTCCATTAATGCTCAggagcctgaggccagcctgggctacatgagaagaCCCAGCAGGCACAGCAGCACATGGTAGCTGTGCCGTGAGGACggccagccccagccccagccccaagaCCCCACTGTAAAGGACCTGAGATCCCAGAGAGAGATCTTTCATCCCAAGTAATAAATTTTTCCCATCCCCCTTGCTGTCATCGGGCCTCCTGCCTGCATCTGCTCACTGTATTTTGCTGTGGCTTATTTCTTTCAGTGTGAGGCTGTCCCAGGATAAGAATGAGCCTATGCTGCtctgtgtggtggtgcacacctttaatctcagcactcagaaagcagaggctggtggatctctgagttcaaggacagccaaggtcacacagagaaaccctgttttgggaaaaaaaaaaaaagaataggccTACCCCTGGGCGGCACCCCAGCCCCCTACCTCTGGGATTGAGATGAGCTGGGCAGTGACATTTACTATCCTGGCCTGGGGGTTCAGCAGGGACCCATACTTAGTCCATTTCACTTCTATACCCAGAGCCACAGGAAGCTGGCAAGAGCCCTGCAAGAGAAGAGCAGATTAAACCAGAACATTACACAGCCACAAGTCAGACTAATTCTCAGTTGAGCATCTAAATCATAAAATGTCCCCAATTACAGAATGTTCGGAACACTAGGGTGAATGTGCCACACAAGTCCAGGTACAAGCGACTTCACAGAGGCTGAGTGACTAAAGCAGCCTGTGCTACAAGTGCCGTTCCACCAGCCCCTCCTAGTCCCAAAAGCCAGAGTCACTGTGGACTTGTCACTACCCAGTGGCGGGACCCTCAGGGCCTCGACCAGTCCTCttccacctcagagatgtttcTGGACACTGGCTGGGGGTcagcagggaagacagaattTAACAGTGAAAAGATGaaccgggcagtagtggcgcacgcctttaatcccagcacttgggaggcagaggcaggcggatttcagagtttgaggccagcctggtctacagagtgagttccaggacagccagggctacacagagaaaccttgtctcgaaaaaccaaaaaaacaaaacaaaaaaccccacctaCAACAAAACAGTGAAAAGATGAACTTGCCTGTATCTCCTGTTAAAATGCAAACAGGAAATAAGCATTCTTTCATCAAAGTTCACCATCTAGCAGTGATGATACAtcttggggtggagagatggctctgcagttaagagcactggctactcttacaGGACAACCTGGCttctgtcccagcacccacatggcagctcacaactacctgttaactccagttctaggagacccAACattctcttctagcctctgcaggaaCTAGGTACCACATGaccacatggtgcacatatatacacgcactcacacacattttTCCTTATCTTAAAAAGACAGCCGGGTGGCACAAGCCTTTcctctcagcacttgggaggcagaagcaggcagatcttggaGTCTGAAGCCAACCGATCTACAGCTGGCGGTAGACTGTCTGTATGTTACCAAAGGTAACAGTGCAAGGTagcagtggcgcacacctttattcccagcactcaggaggcagaggcagtcagatacttgagttcaaggccagcctagtctacacagcgagttccaggacagccagggctacacagagatcctgtctcaaacaataaaacaaaggtAATAATAATGCATCATCTTCACTGAGGTGAATGGACTTGAGGCCTCCCAGCCTTCCTCTTGCTGATAACTGGAACTGCAGGAGCTGCAGTGGGCAGCAGGGCCCCCCTAAGCTACAGTACTTGCCTCAATGTTTCAATTTCCACATGTATTCTTCTAAATTATGTCCTGGCTTCAAAAGCTAGCATACCTGCTAAACTGGAGTCTGCCAAAAGCAGTCACAGGATTCCTTAGCTTACATGTGCCGTTTAGAAACCTTGTCCCTGAGCTGGCCTGCCAACATCCCGTTGCTAGGAGCTGCTGCAGGTGCCGTGGGTGTGAGCAGCAGATGCCCTGGGCCTGCTTCCCCTGGCACTAATGACTGGGGTCTTTACTCAGTGCCAGGAAGCTAAGAGCTGCACCCCAGGTTCACTGGAGGCTGAGCACAGGGTTGAGCGATCCTTGGAATGGGGCTCTGGTGAGGCTCCTCTCCCCACTGAGCCACTCCTTATAAATGTACAAAGCAAATAATGAGAGGCCTGAAGCAGCTGTGACAAGAAATAGCTGGGCAATTAGGGGAGAATGGAGCGCACACCTCCGCAGGGATGGCCCACGCTTTGCTGCTAAGACAAAAGGAGGAGGTGGGCAGAGGAGTCACGTGTGACCAGGAAGCTATTTGTAGGATGTCAGCCTCCATTAAACTCTTCGGGGAACTTTGGAACTGGAAGAGCTCATGTGGGGGTGTGCTGCCATTACAGCCCAAAGGGCATAAGACTGAAGTAGTGGAGACAGGAGGCCACACCCCATGTCCCTCATGTCACCAAATGCCCAAGGAAGGATGACTGTACCACTGCCACCCAAGCTGACTTGCCTGGACTGGAGGACTTCAGGAAGGTCTGGAGGGCCTGATGTCCTGGGTTTTGGAATATTTGCACAGCCATGATGACTGAGAAATTTCTGAGGCTGGACAGGAAATCCACTGTTCATGTCCACCTCACACAGACAAGCTAGAGATATTTCAGTGAGCCCAGGTTTTGACCATAGCCACCACATGAGGCCATTGGTAAGTGTTGGCACTAAAAAGTTTCAGATTTAGATGTCACTcttttgggttaggagatttcTCAACCATGTTCAACTATGGTGGTCACTTGTTCTTCCAGTTTATGGAGTGACCACTGTGTCCGGCTAAcagccaaacaaacaaccctctgGACAACCCTAAGTGGTCAGTGATATTGTTGCTGGAGGGCTCTAGTGGGCCCGAACAtgacaaacatggctctggcaggccttacTCTTGATTCTGTCTGCCTTGTTAAATCATTAGATTACATCCCTAAAGCTAGCCCCCAAGGTCTGtttccttatttggccactttctCCTCCTGAGGTGGACTACCAGCTATCAAATTATTGAAggccagcaatcaaaagccccttttgtctcacctaattaacatgcctaattaaaatgaaacatgtCATCCCTTACACGTTTCCACTTGCCTATGGGCCTTGTCTgtttcctctctatccagaggcagtctttTGTCCCGGCGGGGCAAATATGGAGCCCCCAGTGCCCAATCCCttgttccttttcccttctccctcaccctctatctcctgtctttgtttcttattctcttccctttgtccctctggggcaaataaatctcctttgtccTAAGAACTGGTCTTGGGGTGTCCTATGCTGATTCTGGTCCTTTCAGTTTCCACATCACAGGGAAGCAAACAGAGGCTTGAAAACTGATCAAAGGCACTGTGAAGAAGAGCAGAGCTGGGAACCAACCCAGCTGGTCCGCAGccccctctccacctcccctgcTTCCCGGTGCATCCCCAGCAGCCTGTGGCCCGCCTGGAGGGAAGGCACACTAGCAGGTGGCTAGCGGCCTCGCACCCTCTTTACCTTCCCGTTGGAGGAGTAGGTGACGAAGTGCACAGGCACCCAGTCCGGTACATCCTGGGCCCGGGAGTTTCCAAACGCAGCCACGTAGTCAGGGAAGGCTTGGCCTCTCAGCAGGTCCTGCATCTTCTGTGCCAGAAGCCCACATGGGATGGTGCTTGTGAACCTTTGGGAAGAAAGAGGCCAACAGAGGGAGGCGCTGACAACTTCCAAAACACACCAGCCTCTAaacttcttccttcctccagctGCTGACATGACCCTGACTGGGGCATCCTggtcatggagatggcccaaagCAGCTTCCTAActtgttcctctctccctccctccctctctctctctttctctctctctctctctctctctgaacattGTGCCAGAAGCCAGGCCACACAATGGCTTCCCATATCCTGTCCTCCTGAAGCGTGCTGGAACACATCCACAGGAGGGAACCAGCATTTGTCCTGGGCTCCTGCATCCTGTGGCAAAGTGTTCAGTGGAACTCTTAGGAAGCAACACTGATCTGAGAGCTGAGCTAGCAATCCAACTGATAACAGTCACTCCAAAGATGTGGGAAgggcatggggggaggggaaaatgAAAGGTACAAAGACAAGGGTTTGTAGAGCAGGAATTCAGTAACAAACACGCAGGACCGAAGATCACAAATGCCATTATGGTactcaggaggcggaggcggGAGGGCCAGGAGTTTGAGTCTGCCCTGAGCTGTGTAGGGAGACCTTGCCTCTACAGCACAGTCCGGTTTTCTCTCAGTTGTTctgttgtgctgtgtgtgtgaaatttaaaCATCCAGAGACAAGGAAGGGTTTTCAGAGGAAACGTTTTTGCTCAGAGCTCAAATATTGTTTGCTAATTGAACCTTACGCACAATGCCCCAGGCCCCAGGTCAGCCTTGGCtgtgagggaagaggaaaggctaAAATCAAAGGCTCTGTGTTCTCTTTGCTAAGGCACTCACCTGAGTTGACAGCCAGACTGCACATTGTAGCCAAAGAGCACAGGGGCCCGGAGCCCCTCGCTGGCAAGGCAGTCCTGCTCATCTGTGCTACGAAGAATAGTAAATTGGCCGTGTCTGTTTGTTGTCTGAATTATCCCAGACATTCACAGACTGTTAAGGGACAGTCAacagttccagagcagccagacTGTCTAGGAGGAAAATGGCGTCATGCGTGCCATGAGACAAGAGAGAGATGCAAGCTCCTCCAGGCCCCTGGCCTGTTACCAGGAGGGGGCAAAACATGCCAGGAAATCTCTTCCTTGATTGGCTCATCTTCAAAACTAATTCCAGCCAGCTGTAGTGGGCAGGCCCATCATCAAGCTCCTCAAAAGGCTAAGGAGGGCTGGACATCTGAGGGCCACCTGAACTgcatgtgagtttgagaccagtcagGGTGACTTGCTGGaaccttgtttcaaaatgaaGTGTAAGGAGTGGGCTGAGGCACAGCTCAGGGGCAGAGTGTTCTCCTAGTATCTCAAGCCCTGATTTAAATCCTCACTGatgcagaaaacaaacaattcaTTTGCAGTGCTACTCAGTTGGCTTAAGAGTCTCTGTTTAAATGTGAACTGGCCGGGTATGGCGGCCATGCCTGTGgtcaagaggctgagacaggaggatcttgaaatcaaggccagcctgagactttgatcccagcactcagaggcaaggCAAAAGGATttgtgtgagtctgaggccagcctgggctacagagtgagttccaggacatagCAAGAGAGACTTTCTCAAGGACACAAAAACAAAAGTGGATAAATGAATCAGAGTCAAACCCTTCTGCCTCCAGCTGTCCTGTTAAATGCACTGCCATCTTTCCCAAAGCACCAGACTCTACTTACACCCAGCCGCACCACATTTCAGTGGCCACCTTCCCAAAGGCTACCCACATCCCCCTTGACAACAAATGGAAGCACAGCCCACCCATGCAGACAGAGAAGGTGATCTTCTCCACAGAGCCCAAAAAAAGGATACCCCTTCTGAGGCTGGAAGCCGGCGGCCAGAGGCAGTCCCACTCGGTAACCAGGATTACCGCTGAGAGGAACGGGCTTGGTGCCATGCTGAAAGACAAGGGGATGACCTGTGCAACATTACTTAGGTAAGAGCAGGGGCAACACAATGCTCTCACTGtaacatctggaagagcagctcccTCTGTTCTCAAGTATAAATAGATCTCGGAGAGTGGGAGGACAGCACTCTGTGAGCCTGCAAGGCACGGGACAGCACCTGGCTTCCAGGCAAGCCCCACCCACCCGCTACTGCAGTGCAGGCTGGGAGCTGGGTCATGCTTCTAGATTGACGGTGCTGCCCCCAGAAGCCAGGCTT
This portion of the Arvicanthis niloticus isolate mArvNil1 chromosome 24, mArvNil1.pat.X, whole genome shotgun sequence genome encodes:
- the Hvcn1 gene encoding voltage-gated hydrogen channel 1 isoform X2, whose amino-acid sequence is MSKFLKHFTVVGDDYHTWNVNYKKWENEEEEEEPAPTSAEGEGSAAGADAEAGSVSTPRPTLDFRTRLRKLFSSHRFQVIIICLVVLDALLVLAELLLDLKIIEQNYIVKVFHYMSFAILAFFMVEIFLKIFVFRLEFFHHKFEILDAIVVVVSFVIDLVLMFKNHHFEALGLLILLRLWRVARIINGIIISVKTRSEWQILRLKQINIQLATKIQHLEFSCSEKEQEIERLNKLLRQNGLLGDVN
- the Hvcn1 gene encoding voltage-gated hydrogen channel 1 isoform X1; its protein translation is MTSHDQKAVTHRPKVAPTKRMSKFLKHFTVVGDDYHTWNVNYKKWENEEEEEEPAPTSAEGEGSAAGADAEAGSVSTPRPTLDFRTRLRKLFSSHRFQVIIICLVVLDALLVLAELLLDLKIIEQNYIVKVFHYMSFAILAFFMVEIFLKIFVFRLEFFHHKFEILDAIVVVVSFVIDLVLMFKNHHFEALGLLILLRLWRVARIINGIIISVKTRSEWQILRLKQINIQLATKIQHLEFSCSEKEQEIERLNKLLRQNGLLGDVN